A section of the Hevea brasiliensis isolate MT/VB/25A 57/8 chromosome 17, ASM3005281v1, whole genome shotgun sequence genome encodes:
- the LOC131175400 gene encoding LEAF RUST 10 DISEASE-RESISTANCE LOCUS RECEPTOR-LIKE PROTEIN KINASE-like 2.1 isoform X1 yields MAAFSLILLFAFFLPLFPFIKGCPSVPCGRLGMLNFPFTDTFGFDEGCGPFVVDHCKGKEIPKIQFDWRPGKWYQVESIFPIEENGIQLSTNISVTDIELQNQLNSRKCESFNNLSLPNLTYASFQIDSSLTTIYKCNHSVDFPEPSFNFISYTECPNFKFYYPKKDNASIPRPQPNCSIVQLPLNTNNDHDDIFRMLAANFSLNVSIRLDCYHCHLRGGECKTNNGTVKCIGGPQPLPPPERHKGFKLKLGLALSASGIALLVIVFCFCRKLSSKYSIFYWKKNTQCHQSIEAFLKNNGVMSPKRYKYTEVKKMTGSFNDKLGQGGYGSVFKGKLPDGRLVAVKILKESKSNGEEFINEVASISRTSHVNIVALLGFCFKGSKRALIYEFMFNGSLERYIYEENPLKADRQLDWETLHQIALGIARGLEYLHRGCNTRILHFDIKPHNILLDETFCPKISDFGLAKICPRKESIISLMDARGTAGYIAPEVFCRNFGVVSHKSDVYSYGMLVLEMVGGRKNICVAVDNTSEIYFPHWIFKRLELGEELELNGIDSEEDHLTSKKMALVSLWCIQTDPSNRPPISRVVEMLQERLESLPIPPKPYLSSPSRSSLRSTASSLISQQ; encoded by the exons ATGGCTGCTTTCTCTTTGATTCTTCTCTTTGCATTCTTTCTCCCTCTTTTTCCTTTTATCAAGGGTTGTCCATCTGTTCCCTGTGGAAGACTCGGAATGCTCAATTTCCCTTTCACGGACACATTTGGATTTGATGAGGGATGCGGTCCCTTTGTGGTGGATCATTGCAAAGGAAAGGAAATTCCGAAGATCCAGTTTGATTGGCGACCTGGAAAATGGTATCAAGTCGAAAGCATCTTCccaattgaagaaaatgggatcCAGTTATCGACCAACATTTCGGTTACTGACATAGAGCTCCAGAATCAGTTGAATTCCAGGAAATGTGAGTCCTTCAACAATCTGAGTCTTCCCAATCTCACATACGCATCTTTTCAAATTGACTCCAGTCTAACAACCATATACAAATGCAACCACTCTGTAGATTTTCCAGAaccttcttttaattttattagttatacaGAGTGCCCCAACTTCAAATTCTATTATCCTAAGAAGGATAATGCAAGTATACCGAGGCCTCAGCCTAACTGCTCAATTGTGCAGCTCCCACTAAACACAAACAATGATCATGACGACATATTCCGAATGTTAGCTGCTAACTTCTCTCTTAATGTAAGCATACGGCTTGATTGTTACCACTGTCATTTACGTGGTGGAGAATGTAAAACcaacaatggaacagtgaaatgtatTGGTGGTCCTCAGCCACTGCCTCCTCCAGAAAGACACAAAG GATTCAAATTGAAGCTAGGGCTAG CCCTCTCAGCTTCTGGAATTGCACTTCTAGTGATAGTCTTTTGCTTCTGTAGAAAGTTATCATCCAAATACTCCATTTTCTATTGGAAGAAGAACACACAATGCCATCAAAGTATTGAGGCGTTTCTTAAGAACAATGGAGTGATGTCACCAAAAAGATACAAATATACAGAAGTTAAGAAAATGACAGGATCCTTCAATGACAAACTAGGCCAAGGAGGttatggaagtgtttttaaagggAAATTACCTGATGGCCGTCTTGTGGCAGTGAAGATTTTGAAGGAATCGAAGAGCAACGGGGAAGAATTTATAAATGAGGTTGCAAGCATTAGTAGGACTTCCCATGTCAACATTGTTGCTCTTTTAGGATTTTGTTTTAAGGGTTCCAAACGAGCACTAATCTatgaattcatgtttaatgggtCTCTTGAGAGGTACATATATGAAGAAAATCCCTTGAAAGCTGATCGTCAACTGGATTGGGAAACATTACACCAAATTGCACTTGGTATTGCTCGAGGATTAGAGTACTTGCACCGAGGCTGTAACACAAGGATTCTGCATTTTGACATAAAGCCTCATAACATTCTTCTAGATGAAACTTTCTGTCCTAAAATTTCTGATTTTGGTCTAGCAAAAATATGTCCTAGAAAAGAGAGTATCATATCATTGATGGATGCTAGAGGGACTGCTGGATATATCGCACCTGAAGTATTTTGTAGAAATTTCGGAGTGGTCTCTCACAAGTCTGATGTTTATAGTTATGGGATGTTAGTGCTAGAAATGGTTGGAGGAAGAAAGAATATTTGTGTTGCTGTTGATAATACCAGTGAAATATATTTTCCTCATTGGATATTCAAGCGTCTCGAACTAGGAGAAGAACTTGAACTTAATGGAATTGATAGCGAAGAAGACCACCTAACATCCAAAAAAATGGCGTTAGTGAGCCTGTGGTGCATACAAACTGATCCCTCAAATCGGCCACCAATAAGCAGAGTGGTAGAAATGTTGCAAGAGAGACTCGAGTCACTACCAATCCCACCAAAACCATACTTGTCATCCCCTTCAAGGTCTTCTCTAAGATCAACAGCAAGTTCCTTGATCTCACAACAGTAA
- the LOC131175400 gene encoding LEAF RUST 10 DISEASE-RESISTANCE LOCUS RECEPTOR-LIKE PROTEIN KINASE-like 2.1 isoform X2 — translation MLAANFSLNVSIRLDCYHCHLRGGECKTNNGTVKCIGGPQPLPPPERHKGFKLKLGLALSASGIALLVIVFCFCRKLSSKYSIFYWKKNTQCHQSIEAFLKNNGVMSPKRYKYTEVKKMTGSFNDKLGQGGYGSVFKGKLPDGRLVAVKILKESKSNGEEFINEVASISRTSHVNIVALLGFCFKGSKRALIYEFMFNGSLERYIYEENPLKADRQLDWETLHQIALGIARGLEYLHRGCNTRILHFDIKPHNILLDETFCPKISDFGLAKICPRKESIISLMDARGTAGYIAPEVFCRNFGVVSHKSDVYSYGMLVLEMVGGRKNICVAVDNTSEIYFPHWIFKRLELGEELELNGIDSEEDHLTSKKMALVSLWCIQTDPSNRPPISRVVEMLQERLESLPIPPKPYLSSPSRSSLRSTASSLISQQ, via the exons ATGTTAGCTGCTAACTTCTCTCTTAATGTAAGCATACGGCTTGATTGTTACCACTGTCATTTACGTGGTGGAGAATGTAAAACcaacaatggaacagtgaaatgtatTGGTGGTCCTCAGCCACTGCCTCCTCCAGAAAGACACAAAG GATTCAAATTGAAGCTAGGGCTAG CCCTCTCAGCTTCTGGAATTGCACTTCTAGTGATAGTCTTTTGCTTCTGTAGAAAGTTATCATCCAAATACTCCATTTTCTATTGGAAGAAGAACACACAATGCCATCAAAGTATTGAGGCGTTTCTTAAGAACAATGGAGTGATGTCACCAAAAAGATACAAATATACAGAAGTTAAGAAAATGACAGGATCCTTCAATGACAAACTAGGCCAAGGAGGttatggaagtgtttttaaagggAAATTACCTGATGGCCGTCTTGTGGCAGTGAAGATTTTGAAGGAATCGAAGAGCAACGGGGAAGAATTTATAAATGAGGTTGCAAGCATTAGTAGGACTTCCCATGTCAACATTGTTGCTCTTTTAGGATTTTGTTTTAAGGGTTCCAAACGAGCACTAATCTatgaattcatgtttaatgggtCTCTTGAGAGGTACATATATGAAGAAAATCCCTTGAAAGCTGATCGTCAACTGGATTGGGAAACATTACACCAAATTGCACTTGGTATTGCTCGAGGATTAGAGTACTTGCACCGAGGCTGTAACACAAGGATTCTGCATTTTGACATAAAGCCTCATAACATTCTTCTAGATGAAACTTTCTGTCCTAAAATTTCTGATTTTGGTCTAGCAAAAATATGTCCTAGAAAAGAGAGTATCATATCATTGATGGATGCTAGAGGGACTGCTGGATATATCGCACCTGAAGTATTTTGTAGAAATTTCGGAGTGGTCTCTCACAAGTCTGATGTTTATAGTTATGGGATGTTAGTGCTAGAAATGGTTGGAGGAAGAAAGAATATTTGTGTTGCTGTTGATAATACCAGTGAAATATATTTTCCTCATTGGATATTCAAGCGTCTCGAACTAGGAGAAGAACTTGAACTTAATGGAATTGATAGCGAAGAAGACCACCTAACATCCAAAAAAATGGCGTTAGTGAGCCTGTGGTGCATACAAACTGATCCCTCAAATCGGCCACCAATAAGCAGAGTGGTAGAAATGTTGCAAGAGAGACTCGAGTCACTACCAATCCCACCAAAACCATACTTGTCATCCCCTTCAAGGTCTTCTCTAAGATCAACAGCAAGTTCCTTGATCTCACAACAGTAA
- the LOC131169050 gene encoding LEAF RUST 10 DISEASE-RESISTANCE LOCUS RECEPTOR-LIKE PROTEIN KINASE-like 1.2 — MNQNLLLIPFYPFINLFIITFLLLAIKATSAYVDPQYLTCSINKTCGDGQIISFPFYIQDQQESFCGYPGFDLVCHDRSPVLRLRDDNYIIHKIDYKNQIIRVSNAAFFHTNTACVSHRFKSTSLPDDRFNLFPNQTELFLLSRCNSTLLGGSNSELQKYKVNSSVETEAGPILSMFDGDPLLGSAPEVCEKELVVPVDSQRGENEGIERMLERGFVLNWTASNCSICESSGGKCGFNSSTYHFRCFCL; from the coding sequence ATGAACCAAAACTTGTTGTTAATACCCTTCTATCCATTCATTAATCTCTTTATCATCACTTTCCTTCTCCTCGCCATAAAGGCCACAAGTGCATATGTAGATCCTCAGTACTTGACTTGCAGCATCAACAAAACATGTGGCGATGGCCAAATTATATCCTTCCCATTCTATATTCAAGACCAGCAAGAATCTTTCTGTGGTTACCCTGGATTCGATCTCGTTTGTCATGATCGCAGTCCAGTTCTCAGACTACGAGATGATAATTATATTATCCACAAAATCGACTACAAAAACCAGATTATTCGCGTCTCAAACGCCGCGTTTTTCCATACAAACACcgcttgtgtttctcatcgattcaaaAGCACATCACTACCTGATGACCGGTTCAATCTATTTCCAAATCAGACAGAACTGTTCTTGCTTTCTCGTTGCAACTCAACCCTGCTAGGAGGTAGTAATAGTGAACTTCAAAAGTACAAGGTTAATTCTTCTGTCGAAACTGAAGCTGGTCCAATTTTATCAATGTTTGATGGCGATCCTCTACTGGGTAGTGCACCAGAGGTCTGTGAAAAAGAATTGGTGGTTCCTGTGGATTCGCAAAGAGGAGAGAATGAAGGAATTGAAAGGATGCTAGAAAGAGGCTTCGTGTTGAATTGGACAGCAAGTAATTGCAGCATATGCGAAAGTAGTGGAGGTAAATGTGGGTTTAATAGCAGCACCTACCATTTTAGGTGTTTCTGCCTGTAG